A DNA window from Zingiber officinale cultivar Zhangliang chromosome 3A, Zo_v1.1, whole genome shotgun sequence contains the following coding sequences:
- the LOC122052476 gene encoding protein ALP1-like, translating into MDRRTFEILCDMVRDIGGLKDTRNASVDEIVAFFIYVLAHHKKNRTISLLFHRSQETVSRHFNLCLHAILKLHHILLQTPEPISENCEDDRWKPFKGCLGALDGTFIPVTPPKEEKQRYRTRKGGIATNVLGVCSPNMQFIYVLPGWEGSAHDGRVLRDAISRPTGLKVPQGCYYLVDAGYCNSSGFLAPYRGHRYHLNEFDGHRPETPEEYFNMKHSRARNVIERCFGLLKGRWKILASPSFFPIQTQVRIIISCCLLHNLIRKFMSTDPQESIEDDEESEDEESDDDDEVEYIRTIAPTDQWNAFRNNMAIEMFNNWRNGVFNMG; encoded by the exons ATGGATAGGCGAACCTTTGAGATATTATGTGATATGGTAAGAGACATTGGGGGATTAAAAGACACAAGAAATGCGTCTGTTGATGAAATTGTTGCATTTTTTATCTATGTTCTGGCACATCACAAGAAAAACAGAACAATTAGTCTACTTTTTCATCGAAGTCAAGAGACTGTGAGTCGTCACTTCAATCTGTGTCTTCATGCAATTTTGAAGCTTCACCACATATTACTCCAAACACCAGAACCTATATCCGAAAACTGTGAAGATGACAGATGGAAACCATTTAAG GGTTGCTTAGGCGCGTTAGATGGTACTTTTATTCCAGTAACACCTCCTAAAGAAGAAAAACAACGTTATCGTACAAGGAAAGGAGGTATAGCGACAAATGTGTTGGGAGTATGTTCCCCAAATATGCAATTTATATATGTGTTACCTGGATGGGAAGGTTCTGCTCACGACGGTCGTGTTCTTCGTGATGCCATTAGTAGGCCTACTGGGCTTAAAGTTCCTCAAG GTTGTTACTACTTGGTGGATGCTGGTTATTGTAATTCTTCTGGATTTCTTGCCCCTTATCGTGGACATAGGTATCATCTTAATGAGTTTGATGGTCATCGACCCGAGACTCCGGAAGAATATTTTAATATGAAGCATTCTCGAGCAAGAAATGTAATTGAGAGGTGTTTTGGTTTGTTGAAGGGGCGTTGGAAAATTCTAGCATCCCCTTCTTTCTTCCCAATACAAACCCAAGTCCGTATTATTATTTCCTGTTGTCTACTCCATAATCTGATTCGCAAATTTATGAGTACAGATCCTCAGGAATCTATAGAGGATGATGAAGAAAGCGAAGATGAGGAAagcgatgatgatgatgaagtggAATACATACGAACAATTGCCCCAACTGACCAGTGGAATGCGTTCAGAAATAATATGGCAATTGAAATGTTTAATAATTGGAGAAATGGAGTTTTTAATATGGGATGA